The following are encoded together in the Phocoena sinus isolate mPhoSin1 chromosome 11, mPhoSin1.pri, whole genome shotgun sequence genome:
- the CCDC167 gene encoding coiled-coil domain-containing protein 167 isoform X2, protein MDGLEKKLSRCWRDLEAVNSRLCGAELSSEARSSLEKEKSSLMNKVSNYEKELALLRQENRKNMLLSVAIFLLLTLIYAYWTL, encoded by the exons ATGGATGGGCTGGAGAAGAAGCTGTCACGATGCTGGAGAGACCTGGAGGCTGTGAACTCCAGGCTCTGTGGGGCAGAGCTGAGCTCAGAGGCCAG GAGTTCTctggagaaggagaaaagcagcCTGATGAACAAAGTCTCCAACTATG AGAAGGAGCTGGCGTTGCTTCGGCAAGAAAACCGGAAGAACATGCTGCTGTCTGTGGCCATCTTCCTCCTTCTGACGCTTATCTACGCCTACTGGACCCTGTGA
- the CCDC167 gene encoding coiled-coil domain-containing protein 167 isoform X1: MTKKKRENLGVAQEMDGLEKKLSRCWRDLEAVNSRLCGAELSSEARSSLEKEKSSLMNKVSNYEKELALLRQENRKNMLLSVAIFLLLTLIYAYWTL; the protein is encoded by the exons ATGACTAAAAAGAAGCGGGAGAATCTGGGCGTCGCACAAGAG ATGGATGGGCTGGAGAAGAAGCTGTCACGATGCTGGAGAGACCTGGAGGCTGTGAACTCCAGGCTCTGTGGGGCAGAGCTGAGCTCAGAGGCCAG GAGTTCTctggagaaggagaaaagcagcCTGATGAACAAAGTCTCCAACTATG AGAAGGAGCTGGCGTTGCTTCGGCAAGAAAACCGGAAGAACATGCTGCTGTCTGTGGCCATCTTCCTCCTTCTGACGCTTATCTACGCCTACTGGACCCTGTGA